In the Bicyclus anynana chromosome 22, ilBicAnyn1.1, whole genome shotgun sequence genome, actcaacattacGAGATTATCatcaagtaaaaaataatcaacaattattattgcattGCGCCAAGCTCTTTAACAGGgtcattggctacaatataGATATTATGTCGGTTGTAATCCATATAAAACCCCCAATTGTTATTAAGGCTACAAATCCaatcaaaaattataaacattctGAAGACATAGTTGTTTCCATACCAGATTGCCCGAGCTGTTGAAAACTCTTCTTTTGtaacacaataaataataaaaactatttattgtgATGtcttttaaagttaataaatttcatacctacttatttattatttgtaatttttaattttcaagtttctttcttctttaataaaactttaatacaacttgaaaaatttatgttaaaatttataaagcTCATTTCAGAACATTGAGGGTATAGGTGTAAATTGCAAAAAATCAGTCATGTAACTATTGATTCAGGATAGTTCTATAAAAATGacaacagacaaaatattacttgGCTTCAAATTTATACTGATTAATTAGAGCTGAcaagttggtttgtttgttcaaactaatctctggaactaccagtcgtatttaaagttataaaagGCCTAAAATGGAAGTGAATTTTCTCACCTGAGTCAATTCTCGATTGACCTGCTTGAAATTCTTTTTGTTTAGATTAGCGACGAGACAAttgatttgtgataaactaaacgTTAGGGGATCCAAATTCATAATTTCGATGAAAAATGATATTTCAACAACGTAACATAACTTTACTCCGATTTTTATAACGATGGAATAGTGATGTCGACCTTGCTCACAGATTCAGGTAAAGTTTTAACTAAAtgattatttgtaatattatgggCCCTAAAATGTATTTAGTAAGCTAATAACCCCTAGGacttagatattttataaatctgTTTTAATAACTTACATTGTGCGACTGTAAACACTGGATGACGTCACCGAATTTCAACAAACAAAGACCACAGTTTTTCTATGCGTTGTGATAACGTCAAAGACTAATAccatatattcaatgtactctatgactACTTTACGTAGACACGAAAATAAATAGGCAACTGATTGGCAATTCGTCTGAGATGTGAAAAGGTAAGATATGTGTATGACAATAGatagaacaaaataaattaagactaagaattaaaagaatagtAAAAtctaaaggacatgtcccattGGACTTATTATtgagcatttttaaaaataaaatgtaattttttcgtTAGCTGGCAACAttttctatccgtaaaaaaatctatcaacctgcttataaattttaaatgagtCAACTATTTGTCTACCCCTTTGACACCTACAATATATGTATCTAAGGTCTACCCTATTGAGCGTATTCAGCAGCTGCAACAGGCATTTGCGAAGTACGCGTTAGATGAGACTGAAAGTGGCGCTGCCAACGTATTTTTGGTTGTTGCGTCccttaaaagaataataaatgcATGTCCCAAAATAGGCCtacaataaaactataattttatttaattaaaccttTTATTTTCTTAGCCTTAGCCTTTTATTTACTCTTTTTCATAGTGAAAGCTAATCGCAGATGGCGCCATCGACTGGTGCTTTTTTATACTTCGATCTGTGGCGTTTTATAGCGGGAATTTTAACACACGtagtgaattttaaaaacaattttcaatgtTTCAACAAGGTTTCAATTTTCAACAAGAAGAGAGTGTGACTTTACTTTTGAccttttatataggtataatgGTAATGAAAACactgttttatattaatttcttgTAATATTGTCAATTTTCACATCCAAtcatagattatattattacctacttacctatttttatacataattaataataaagtataagttttaagtaagccatattttttttgtaaacgatttactataaagtaggtataccaAAAATGTaagaggaattaaaaaaaaatacacgacgtacccactaaactaaatattatgatgttctacctgctgatcagttcgaagacggtgctaagccagtgtcgtattaatttaagccgtttttaTAAGAACCACCTGAAAGAGCACTGTCtgaaatatctaaaaattttcattaatcatggcttgaattaatacaacaccggcttagcaccgccttcaaattgatcagcaggtagaacataaaaatattatgatgtcattttcactttttagtttagtaggtacctacgtctttaggttttgaagtcggatgtattatttttaataacattttattactattcCATTTTTCCTTTCATATACAGAATGGGCAAATGCCCTTCCCCCCTTGAATTCGAAAATTCCTAAATCGTCGAGGatttcccttaactgtccttcgtcttcatcaccagactcctCCTTCATCCTTCATCCTCCAAATTTGATTGGATCGATTCCAaaccttcattaaattgtagtgcATAAAAAGTGaattgaaagttcccctcgatttctccaggtttccatcatcagatcctgacatgattaaTATGGGATCACACGGAGAGTAtcccctttaaaacaaaaaaataatttttcaaatcggttcaggcgtcttcgagtaatcgatgtacatacTTAAGAAATATATCCGgtaacttgagaacctcctccttttgaagtcgtttaaaaatacatgattgtACTGTTGTTCATTGCTCTCTTTTTGAGGTTTACTGGCAGTtggcttttaaaaatttctttcatcgaaaaagtataaaatgtcTGTAACATTTCATAGTTTCCGTTTGCCGAGTGTGGTAGAAGGTGAgaggtaaaaaaaatctatttatctaTCTGCGTTTATACTTCTACTGATTTTATAGCTTACAAAATGCATTGGCCCATTGGGTTAGTAACTCAGTAGAGCGTTGACATGAGACGTGTGATCGCGTTGTCAGGTTATGGATCAACTGCAAAATATTACAATGGACAGGTACGCTCCATATGTTCCTTGGGTACGCTACGTCAGGCAGGTACTTAACTTTTCTCTACTGACAGTGGCAGATTTAtgaatttgccgccagtaggctttCAAATTTTAGTTCACAAtcaatatacctaattaattgttttCTGTGAACAAAATTAGAACTTTTAATGTCTAATTACTTTACAGTAGGTACATGGATACGCACAATAGGAttgaaattgtataattatatatattatatattgtataatgtaatatgtgtggaatttcttgattattaaatattataattctttttttctgTAAGGCCCACTAAGAATATCCGACACGATTCCTGCAGCTGCAgcaaaaacactatttaaaattatctttattatttactagcggacgtaaaaatttatgtaaacttctctacctctaccttaccctgctcgtaaacctacccaaccctaccctaccctacccctaccttactcctaccctaccgctaacgctaaccctaccctccccccaccttacccttaccctaaccctacccctaccctaccctacccctaccttactcctaccctaccgctaaccctaacccttccctacccctaccttaccactaccctacccctaccctaccttaccctaccctaccctactcctcccctaccctatacgttccatatccttccccaacctctaccttgcccctaccctacactacccctaccttatccgtaccctaccctaccctaccctacattttccctaaattacccctaccctacctctatcctatcctttccctacccctatcctatccctaccctcagcaaaattggtccagccttttgtgtgtggtgcaatgaccaaaagactataatttcccaagcgacttctatgctaatactataaagaggtaaagtttgtgtggttgtcgggggtaatctctggatctactggaccgatttggaaaattcttttaccaatagacagctacattatttgcgagtgtcataggctatgtttggtcctcatatttacacgggaacgcgaaccacgtaattgaaaccgcggggcgtcatatagcggcatttctgcgactttcagaaattttgtattatctccgaaactatgtaactaattaacatactgtaaagggcaaatcttatctctataatatccttgtgattattaaatgatttattttgataaggatttaagtttagttgtgtaaataatgacgtaaaccttagtttaaaatttaaataatttattaaattattaaaggtactatatctgctaaaatataaaagatagatatatggtgtcgcggacttttttgttgaacttttaaaggttcaaaaagcctccatacactttttttgttatacgcaatggttgaggcagcgcatgcgaataagtaagtttttcggtccgacctgtaagagaaaacccgcgataactcagtagttatatatgatagaaatataaaatatagcctatagcactccccgataacgtagcattctactggtgaaaaaaattttaaaatcggaccagtagttccgaagattaccccatttcaaataattgttacaaacttacaaactttacctctttaccaatattagtatagataaatacgtAGGTGTAGGTATTCTTCTCGCGTGAAAATGAAAGCCAACTATGTACTTGTCGAATGGCTTTGCTCTTGGGGTGGTAACTTGCAACGGCCGACTACCACTAGACCTATCTAGGACTAGGAAATATTCGATCCTAAACTGGTCAgtgctggggatcgaacccatgaacTCTGTTCAGGACCACAGAGCGCTACAAGCTGTGCCATAGAGGACATTAACAGGTAAATATCAGTTaggtcaataataaataaaacaaaacacacgTCTAGTACAAGAATAGCTTTTTATTATTGCTAATCAGTTCTCAGTATTTCATTATTAgcttcaaaataattttacatttcaaataaaataatttttagctttcatttcaatataatattggtataaaacTGAACTAAACTAATTGTAACTTATCTAGTACTAAGAGTACAGTAGGCACCTAACGTACGGTGTACAATAATTACAGTAAACTGGTGAAATGGTGGCCATGATGCTATAAGTGtacttaattaaaagtaaatggtAGTAAGAATAAATGGATAAACATAGGTATAGGTGAGCATTACAAAGTGATGAAAGTCACATGTGGAGTATAAAAAGTTGGCCTAGCTTCAGGCCTTCGCACTGACGCTAAGTGTATTTACTAGAAATATGTTATTATTTGACAACAGACTCGACTGCAACATTTCCAACTGCCAACTGACAGACGGCGCTGGCAATAAGTGAACACAAACCACTCACCTAGCACTAGTAGGACtatcaataataatcaatagCAGAATAgcaattatttatgtttatttagctGTTACATATAGTTTTACTTGTAATTTCAATCCTActcttgtgattttttttacatatccacaaataaccgtttagccggtagaaggtggggacacttgactctaacaaaaattagctcttaaaagcttaatattttacaaacggatccctaaatcaaaAATGTTCTGAGAAGGCTCCTcgtatctttcaaagacctatccaacgatcccccacactatgaaataaacgagtaaaaaaactTCATCCATACTTTGCATGTAGGGTAGATAGGTActctaaaaaaacatttttaagattttatattaagacttgttcaaatttttaatgtatttactcatgcaaatttacagctttctagaaGTAGTTAGTTTCTATTTTCTAATGCATTTCTCAGTATTTTTAAGACTTCAAAAAATCCTTATATTTGTGAGAaccttatttatgttttttactaCAAATCACTATATCCAAAGATACAGTGAAATGTCTTAGCACGGCACTTCGTCACGTTTAGTCGCGACCATGAGTTTCGTCATGAGCTGCGCGGCGGGGGCTATCGTCTGCGGGAGATCTCGTTGTCACCGTCGGGGCTGGTGGTCGAGCTGGCGGCGGGGCGGGCGGTGGTGGTGGTCGTGGTGGTGGGCGGGTCGAGCCCCTTGATCTCGAACTGTCCGCGGAACAGCGGCCGGAACAGGCGCAGGAAGGACTGGTAGCGCACCGCCGAGTTCTGCAACACGCGAGCCGAGCGTCAGTACGGACCACGTCATACGAACAATTTTTCGACCTTCAATTAGTTTATTAAAGTGCGCGGTTATCCAATTGTAGGAGCCAAGGTCTCCGTCGGAACCTTCCGCtgcattttgaaattatcgcTAACTAGATCTTGTCATGCGAGCGAGTTGAGCGTTGCGATGCGGAGTTCCTCGGGGTGACCTTTGGTCGATCGCAACGGCCGGCGAGACGTCGCGACCGACTTAGAGACGACTTACTGACGCTGCACATGTCGCGGTCGCTTGGACAAATCACAACCAAGTCAAGTAGATACCAATACATAGTATGGAAGTCTTAAGATGTAATTTATGTGACAACAAACATCATTACTACCCAAAGATGCAAgtaaaagtaacttatgtgCTAAAGTGTAGATAAGCTATCCTTTCGCTGTCAGCAGAGTCCACTCTCAGCCACTCTGAGCGTCTACTGAAGTAattgagttttttatttatattcaatctATATAATATGTGATGTAAATCATCATAACAATGCAGTCGATGGATAGCTGAGCACAGTGGTTtgcacaaggcttttaactagggcactacacgtacaaattgtaaattaatcTTGAATCCTATTAATTAATTCCTACAGATttgtaatgagtcctcaggTTAGGCAGTGCATACATAAAGTACACTGCAGTGCTGGACATAGCTTTCCGTAACAGGCCTTTTGTAATCAgagccgcctgcgtccagcAACTTTAACACGTTGTCAGTGTCGGGCGAGCGACGCGTATGTGTGCATACTGAACACTCTACTCATACTCGTATAAGtcggttttatttttcatttatatacagatatatatatatttttcagagATCGTGGGTACGTACCTGTATGACGTCGCCGATGATCTTAGTGGTCCGGATGAGGAGCGACACGGATGGTCCAAACAGGTTCCCCGGGAAGTCCAGGCTGACCTTGTTGCGGTCGAACTCCGGGATGTCGTCGGTGGGCCGAGCGGCCTGGCGGGGCGCGCGCGGCGAGCTGCGGGCGCGCGCTGTGCTCGGCGGGCTCGGGCT is a window encoding:
- the LOC112043849 gene encoding uncharacterized protein LOC112043849 isoform X2, producing MEGRPAPAAGRYNKLTRAVTKTLRVLPRLRHGRASAARRRMRRPTRRAPSASARSPAMSAARTLAVALAALLAAHLALASPHPRLRRQLAADDALQPLDKRTRWSPSPPSTARARSSPRAPRQAARPTDDIPEFDRNKVSLDFPGNLFGPSVSLLIRTTKIIGDVIQNSAVRYQSFLRLFRPLFRGQFEIKGLDPPTTTTTTTARPAASSTTSPDGDNEISRRR